One genomic window of Cricetulus griseus strain 17A/GY chromosome 3, alternate assembly CriGri-PICRH-1.0, whole genome shotgun sequence includes the following:
- the Map10 gene encoding microtubule-associated protein 10 has translation MAATAAGRLFSLELLVDWVRLEIGLSPSARDPAVAFRLLDFPPLLVLPPAASGREPQDGTIGFGRGKACLLRLRPAALPSPRLRAALLQLPEGPASAPLLLGACDILLVASQGRRGKFTLRGPAGERVGELALFFRLTDLGRFPSGAPELQGLLSPSSVTGSQALEVWEPPTQETSKPCTKKAAVKCLQCASDARCLEASETCTKGSNSWSAGDSDPSAVQKSWEEAVLHSKASSGDMPSAPCSPALSGRTVSPLSPEVTELDFETNIFCPPPLYYTHLTQEKTPPDRVEITIEPQRNGPEELDGILPETKLVGPPIHPVKHTGSATGESPPVRLNPPQMQGPGAVNEVACPPQTEQSTANAIRQLPLLNALLIELSLLCNQPVASPTQVHPHLAWLYRGEHKGPEPSVKSTSGSESKSNKLSFPGNEKLGSGSVQSKKNPNGKHSEISGSPPARVTKGKLLYGLTNTLRLRLKQTNPDMLAVHEKREQYRKSKIQAVGPKFRAPPWKGKVPSLAAQRQMPPQLPKDKFSDLNGSFAERSDTSRQISACLDESSTTKEMKWSHAVKKETVEHSENRTSNTWLEAGGCPEDSVIPERSQSNFLGETSKVKVQSPELSQQDPTVDNIVDEGKDGREIKVTDIVIADTSENRPPSRNSSCASISELQDEFVSPCYSEDFCMTENNSRSLLAPNSSSGAENVQHGSQTSKSSEARLSTRKSSSGVSPVPSPPFSAGSPVCSHRRSHVLKTSHRILEDTSSSSTSDFSSQWTNEKENQADPLSKGSSKVMRTGRDSSTKLKVGASRKSSEKSQSPRTSQVSSYEPSNLSELELKGLDNSASADFQEEDDDLGSLNISKQCRDICELVINKLPGYTV, from the coding sequence ATGGCGGCCACAGCGGCCGGGCGGCTCTTCTCGCTGGAGCTGCTCGTAGACTGGGTACGGCTGGAGATCGGGCTGTCACCGAGCGCCAGGGACCCCGCGGTAGCATTTCGCCTGCTGGACTTCCCTCCGCTTCTCGTCCTTCCGCCTGCCGCTTCTGGCCGGGAACCCCAGGACGGCACCATCGGCTTCGGGCGCGGCAAGGCCTGCCTACTACGCCTGCGCCCCGCCGCTCTGCCTAGCCCGCGCCTGCGCGCCGCCCTGCTGCAGCTTCCTGAGGGCCCTGCGTCTGCACCGCTCCTGTTGGGGGCTTGCGACATCCTGTTGGTAGCCTCCCAGGGCCGACGGGGTAAATTCACCTTGCGAGGCCCGGCGGGCGAGCGCGTCGGGGAATTGGCGCTCTTCTTCCGTCTAACGGACCTGGGACGCTTTCCCTCGGGGGCTCCGGAGCTGCAGGGCCTGCTGAGCCCTTCGAGTGTCACGGGTTCCCAGGCCCTGGAGGTGTGGGAGCCACCTACCCAGGAGACCTCGAAGCCATGCACCAAAAAAGCCGCTGTCAAATGCCTACAGTGTGCCTCAGATGCACGCTGCTTGGAGGCCTCAGAGACATGCACCAAGGGTTCCAACAGCTGGTCTGCAGGAGATTCAGATCCCTCAGCTGTCCAGAAGTCCTGGGAAGAAGCAGTCTTACACAGTAAGGCCAGCTCTGGGGATATGCCTTCTGCCCCTTGTTCACCCGCTCTCAGTGGGAGAACTGTCAGCCCCCTCAGCCCAGAGGTCACGGAGCTGGACTTTGAAACCAACATCTTTTGCCCTCCTCCTCTGTACTACACTCACCTGACTCAGGAAAAGACACCCCCTGACAGGGTTGAAATCACTATCGAGCCTCAGAGAAACGGACCTGAGGAGCTGGATGGCATTTTACCCGAAACAAAACTTGTAGGTCCTCCCATACATCCGGTGAAACATACAGGATCTGCAACGGGGGAGAGCCCTCCAGTACGTCTAAATCCTCCGCAGATGCAAGGTCCAGGTGCAGTTAATGAGGTTGCATGTCCCCCTCAGACTGAACAAAGTACAGCCAATGCAATAAGACAGCTGCCGCTGTTGAATGCTTTGTTGATTGAGCTGTCCTTGCTTTGTAACCAGCCAGTGGCAAGTCCCACTCAGGTTCACCCCCACTTAGCCTGGTTGTACAGAGGTGAACATAAGGGACCAGAACCTTCTGTCAAGTCTACATCTGGGTCAGAATCAAAGAGCAACAAACTTTCCTTTCCAGGAAATGAAAAGCTCGGGAGTGGGAGTGTTCAATCTAAAAAGAACCCTAATGGTAAACATTCAGAGATCAGTGGTAGCCCTCCAGCGAGGGTTACAAAGGGGAAGCTGCTTTATGGCTTAACAAATACACTAAGACTGCgtttaaagcaaacaaaccctGACATGCTGGCTGTACACGAAAAGAGAGAGCAGTATAGAAAATCGAAAATACAAGCTGTGGGGCCAAAATTCCGAGCCCCGCCATGGAAAGGGAAAGTACCAAGCTTGGCAGCACAGAGACAGATGCCACCACAGCTGCCCAAGGATAAGTTTTCAGACTTAAATGGGTCTTTTGCTGAACGTAGTGATACTTCACGACAGATCAGTGCATGTCTTGATGAGTCAAGTACaactaaagaaatgaaatggagCCATgctgttaaaaaagaaacagttgagCATAGTGAAAACAGAACCAGCAACACTTGGTTGGAAGCAGGTGGGTGTCCTGAAGATTCCGTTATTCCAGAGAGATCTCAATCAAATTTTCTGGGAGAAACGTCAAAAGTGAAAGTCCAGAGCCCAGAGCTTTCCCAACAGGATCCTACTGTTGACAATATTGTAGATGAGGGGAAAGATGGTAGGGAAATCAAAGTCACAGACATTGTGATTGCTGATACAAGTGAAAACAGACCACCCAGTAGAAACAGTTCCTGTGCGAGCATCTCAGAGCTACAGGATGAGTTTGTCAGCCCTTGCTATTCTGAAGACTTCTGCATGACTGAGAATAACAGCAGAAGTCTTCTGGCTCCCAACTCCAGCTCAGGGGCAGAAAATGTCCAACATGGTTCCCAGACAAGCAAGTCAAGTGAGGCACGGCTGTCCACCAGGAAAAGCAGCAGTGGAGTGAGCCCTGTGCCCAGCCCTCCCTTCTCTGCTGGCTCACCAGTATGCTCACATAGACGATCTCATGTATTGAAGACTTCCCATAGGATTCTGGAGGACACCTCCAGTAGCTCCACCAGTGACTTTTCATCACAGTggacaaatgaaaaggaaaaccagGCAGATCCTCTGAGTAAAGGTAGTTCAAAGGTCATGAGGACAGGTCGGGACAGCTCCACTAAACTTAAAGTAGGAGCCAGTCGAAAGTCCTCTGAGAAAAGCCAGTCACCAAGGACATCTCAAGTGAGTTCTTATGAGCCATCAAATTTGTCCGAGCTAGAACTCAAGGGCTTAGACAACAGTGCATCAGCTGACTTCCAAGAAGAGGACGATGACCTTGGGTCACTGAATATCTCCAAACAGTGCAGAGATATTTGCGAATTAGTAATAAATAAACTTCCAGGATATACCGTGTGA